A genomic window from Erythrobacter sp. BLCC-B19 includes:
- a CDS encoding RNA degradosome polyphosphate kinase — MSTSPMGSNEASASAGQMPLAELGPDESPYFNRELSWLQFNQRVLAEADNLAYPLLERLRFLSISGSNLDEFMMIRVAGLVGQVQRGLATPSIDGRSPSQQLAAIREKLAELSQRQQAIWRTVQTGLAEAGIHIADEQRVSPAAHKWLKDYFLTEILPIITPQALDPAHPFPFVQNEGMGLLFTLTRDATREQLIEMVLIPSALPRFVRVPDAVTGESGALYISIARLIQRYAEALFPGFTIQGDGLFRVLRDSDIEIEEEAEDLVRTFRSAIQRRRRGQVIQLEIEEDFDPAAEALLLEQLGINEAALIKTDGMIGIDGLAEIVAEDRPDLKFDAYSPRFPERIREHDGDAFSAIREKDIIIHHPYESFEVVVDFLRQAAADPDVVAIKQTLYRAGSQSAVINALIEAAEAGKSVTAVVELKARFDEEQNLKWASKLERAGVQVIYGFTDWKTHAKVAMVVRREADGSFRTYCHLGTGNYHPVTARVYTDLSFFTADPKLGRDIAKMFNFITGYVEPHALERMHIAPIDLRQEIYARIDTEIAHAQAGKPAAIWLKCNQLTDEGVIDRLYAASNAGVQIELVVRGICCLRPGIAGLSENIRVKSVIGRFLEHSRIYAFANGHPMPSAHASVFIASADMMSRNLDRRVETLIPILNRTVHDQVLQQVLLANMLDTEQSWWAHPDGSYSRVELEPGAKPFNCHRYFMTNPSLSGRGGALEAGAVPKLSLRRGAVA; from the coding sequence ATGAGTACGTCACCGATGGGGAGCAACGAGGCGTCAGCCAGCGCCGGGCAGATGCCGCTGGCTGAGCTTGGACCGGACGAATCGCCCTATTTCAATCGCGAGCTTTCGTGGCTCCAGTTCAACCAGCGGGTGCTGGCCGAGGCCGACAACCTTGCCTACCCGCTGCTGGAACGGCTGCGGTTCCTGTCGATTTCGGGCAGCAATCTCGATGAATTCATGATGATCCGCGTCGCGGGCCTTGTCGGGCAGGTGCAGCGCGGCCTCGCGACGCCTTCCATCGACGGACGCAGCCCCAGCCAGCAACTCGCCGCGATCCGCGAAAAGCTCGCCGAGCTTTCGCAGCGCCAGCAGGCGATCTGGCGCACGGTGCAGACGGGGCTCGCCGAGGCCGGCATCCATATCGCCGACGAACAGCGCGTCAGCCCGGCGGCGCACAAGTGGCTGAAGGACTACTTCCTCACCGAAATCCTGCCGATCATCACGCCGCAGGCGCTCGATCCGGCCCACCCGTTCCCCTTCGTCCAGAACGAGGGCATGGGCCTGCTGTTCACCCTGACCCGCGATGCGACCCGCGAACAGCTGATCGAAATGGTGCTGATCCCGAGCGCGCTGCCGCGCTTCGTGCGGGTGCCCGATGCGGTGACGGGCGAGAGCGGGGCGCTCTATATCTCGATCGCGCGGCTGATCCAGCGCTATGCCGAGGCGCTGTTCCCCGGCTTCACGATCCAAGGCGACGGGTTGTTCCGGGTGCTGCGCGACAGCGACATCGAAATCGAGGAAGAGGCCGAAGACCTCGTTCGCACCTTCCGCAGCGCGATCCAGCGCCGCCGCAGGGGGCAGGTGATCCAGCTCGAAATCGAGGAGGATTTCGATCCCGCCGCCGAAGCCCTGCTGCTCGAACAGCTGGGCATCAACGAGGCCGCGCTGATCAAGACCGATGGCATGATCGGCATCGACGGCCTTGCTGAGATCGTCGCCGAAGACCGGCCCGACCTGAAGTTCGACGCCTATTCCCCGCGCTTTCCCGAACGCATCCGCGAACATGACGGCGATGCCTTCTCGGCGATCCGCGAGAAGGACATCATCATTCACCACCCCTATGAAAGCTTCGAGGTGGTGGTCGATTTCCTGCGGCAGGCGGCCGCCGACCCGGATGTGGTGGCAATCAAGCAGACGCTCTACCGCGCGGGCAGCCAGTCGGCGGTGATCAATGCGCTGATCGAGGCGGCCGAGGCGGGCAAATCGGTGACCGCCGTGGTCGAACTCAAGGCCCGCTTCGACGAGGAACAGAACCTCAAGTGGGCGAGCAAGCTCGAACGCGCAGGGGTGCAGGTGATCTATGGCTTCACCGACTGGAAGACCCACGCCAAGGTCGCGATGGTGGTGCGGCGCGAGGCCGACGGCAGCTTCCGCACCTATTGCCACCTCGGCACCGGCAATTACCACCCCGTCACCGCGCGGGTGTATACCGACCTCAGCTTCTTCACCGCCGATCCCAAGCTGGGGCGCGATATCGCCAAGATGTTCAACTTCATCACCGGCTATGTCGAACCCCACGCGCTCGAACGGATGCACATTGCGCCGATTGATTTGCGGCAGGAAATCTATGCCCGGATCGATACCGAGATCGCCCATGCGCAGGCCGGAAAGCCGGCTGCGATCTGGCTCAAGTGCAACCAGCTGACCGATGAAGGCGTGATCGACCGGCTCTACGCCGCCAGCAATGCCGGCGTGCAGATCGAACTGGTGGTGCGCGGCATCTGCTGCCTGAGGCCCGGCATTGCGGGGCTTTCGGAGAATATCCGCGTGAAGTCGGTGATCGGCCGCTTTCTCGAACACAGCCGCATCTATGCCTTCGCCAATGGCCACCCCATGCCATCTGCCCATGCGTCGGTGTTCATCGCGTCTGCCGACATGATGAGCCGCAATCTCGATCGCCGGGTGGAAACGTTGATTCCGATATTGAACCGCACGGTGCACGATCAGGTGCTCCAGCAGGTGCTGCTCGCCAATATGCTTGATACCGAACAGAGCTGGTGGGCGCATCCGGATGGCAGCTATTCGCGGGTTGAGCTTGAGCCGGGCGCGAAGCCCTTCAATTGCCACCGCTATTTTATGACCAACCCCTCGCTGTCCGGACGGGGCGGGGCGCTCGAGGCGGGCGCGGTGCCCAAACTCAGCTTGCGCCGGGGGGCGGTGGCATGA
- the virB11 gene encoding P-type DNA transfer ATPase VirB11 — protein sequence MSADIHRLGEGEGSAVPLSSERSVYLDAYLAPFRRWLDRDTVTEIMVNRPGEVWIEDAASPGMQRIETPEIDDRLVQRLAEQVARVSHQGINREHPLLGATLPDGARVQFCGPPAARRHWVMAIRRHRRLDLPLDAYDTGPLAGEMLFDLPDPQTQPIAYLRAAIRARRTILISGGTSTGKTTFLNAMLGEIPPEERVVLVEDTPELKFPGANAVGLVAVKGELGEAKVTANELLQAALRLRPDRIVLGELRGAESVSFLRAINTGHPGSFSTIHANSLRGALEQLALMVMQTGIGLTRQDTIAYAASVIDVIVQLGRDANGKRGITSIAESRSLV from the coding sequence ATGAGCGCGGATATCCACCGGCTGGGGGAAGGGGAGGGGAGCGCTGTGCCGCTGTCCTCCGAACGCAGCGTCTATCTCGACGCCTATCTCGCGCCCTTCCGCCGCTGGCTCGACCGGGACACCGTAACCGAGATCATGGTCAACCGTCCGGGCGAGGTGTGGATCGAGGATGCCGCCAGCCCCGGGATGCAGCGGATCGAGACCCCCGAGATCGACGATAGGCTGGTGCAGCGTCTGGCTGAACAGGTTGCCCGCGTCAGCCATCAGGGGATCAACCGCGAGCATCCCCTGCTCGGCGCGACCCTGCCGGATGGCGCGCGCGTGCAGTTCTGCGGACCGCCGGCTGCGAGGCGGCATTGGGTGATGGCGATCCGCCGCCACCGCCGGCTCGATCTGCCTCTGGATGCCTATGACACCGGGCCGCTGGCGGGCGAAATGCTATTCGACCTGCCCGATCCGCAGACCCAGCCCATCGCCTATCTGCGTGCCGCGATCCGGGCACGACGCACGATCCTGATCTCGGGCGGCACCAGCACTGGCAAGACGACGTTCCTCAACGCCATGCTCGGCGAAATCCCGCCCGAAGAGCGCGTGGTGCTGGTCGAGGATACGCCTGAGCTGAAGTTCCCCGGCGCCAATGCGGTGGGCCTCGTGGCGGTGAAGGGCGAGTTGGGCGAGGCCAAGGTTACCGCCAACGAACTGCTCCAGGCTGCTCTGCGCCTGCGTCCCGACCGCATCGTGCTGGGCGAATTGCGCGGGGCCGAGAGTGTCAGCTTCCTGCGCGCGATCAACACCGGGCATCCCGGCAGCTTCTCGACCATCCACGCCAACTCCCTGCGCGGCGCGCTGGAGCAATTGGCGCTGATGGTGATGCAGACCGGGATCGGCCTCACCCGGCAGGACACCATCGCTTACGCCGCAAGCGTGATCGACGTGATCGTGCAACTGGGGCGCGATGCCAATGGCAAGCGCGGGATCACCAGCATTGCGGAGAGCCGCAGTCTGGTGTGA
- a CDS encoding TrbI/VirB10 family protein, whose amino-acid sequence MRLAMRLPPKKGEGGESVDPRTRESAEIIDLASRAAFPAVTDRKAKGDGLGLAAGVAIVGLLGAVTFWAMNSARTPDPQGIGNPAVTPPAAVAAAPVQPAAVPGQAQPNGAPVVLQPDPAPAPVYAANPNMMPVPAANPYASPSLVFDNSTGRSLRVAEAPVGAPAAGTASDAATGGSASAFASRVGGVGGAPAQARPMTAPSTTVTEGTLIPAVLETAINTDVPGYVRAVVSQDVKSFDGKRVLIPRSSRLIGQYQAGVEQGQRRAYVIWTRLIRPDGVSVNIASPAVGFDGTTGLEGDVNSHFLKRFGSGLLLSVVGGLSAVATGGVGGLILGTGAQGAANSAVQSQGQISPTIRVPMGEPIKIFVARDLDFSKVGN is encoded by the coding sequence ATGCGTCTGGCCATGCGTTTGCCGCCGAAGAAGGGCGAGGGCGGCGAGAGCGTCGATCCGCGCACCCGCGAATCCGCCGAAATCATCGACCTTGCCAGCCGTGCGGCCTTCCCCGCTGTTACCGACCGCAAGGCCAAGGGTGACGGGCTGGGGCTTGCCGCCGGGGTGGCGATTGTCGGCCTGCTGGGGGCGGTGACCTTTTGGGCGATGAATTCTGCGCGCACGCCTGATCCGCAGGGGATCGGCAATCCCGCCGTGACCCCGCCTGCTGCTGTTGCTGCCGCGCCCGTGCAGCCTGCCGCTGTGCCAGGGCAAGCGCAGCCGAACGGCGCGCCGGTGGTGCTCCAGCCCGATCCCGCGCCCGCGCCGGTCTATGCGGCCAATCCGAACATGATGCCGGTGCCCGCGGCCAACCCCTATGCCTCGCCGAGCCTCGTGTTCGACAACAGCACGGGCCGCAGCCTGCGCGTGGCAGAAGCGCCGGTGGGCGCACCGGCGGCGGGCACGGCGAGCGATGCGGCGACCGGCGGCAGCGCCTCGGCCTTTGCCAGCCGCGTTGGCGGCGTGGGCGGCGCGCCCGCGCAGGCCCGCCCGATGACTGCGCCCTCGACCACCGTGACCGAGGGCACGCTGATCCCCGCGGTGCTCGAAACCGCCATCAACACCGACGTGCCCGGTTATGTCCGCGCGGTGGTGAGTCAGGACGTCAAGAGCTTCGACGGCAAGCGTGTGCTGATCCCGCGCTCCTCGCGCCTGATCGGGCAGTATCAGGCCGGGGTCGAGCAGGGCCAGCGCCGCGCCTATGTGATCTGGACGCGGCTGATCCGGCCCGATGGCGTGTCGGTCAACATCGCCTCGCCTGCGGTGGGCTTCGATGGGACGACGGGGCTGGAGGGTGACGTCAACAGCCACTTCCTCAAGCGCTTCGGATCGGGCCTGCTCTTGTCGGTCGTCGGCGGTCTCAGCGCGGTGGCGACCGGGGGCGTGGGCGGGTTGATCCTCGGCACCGGGGCGCAGGGTGCGGCCAATTCGGCGGTGCAATCGCAAGGGCAGATCAGCCCCACGATCCGCGTGCCGATGGGCGAGCCGATCAAGATCTTCGTCGCGCGCGATCTCGATTTCAGCAAGGTCGGCAACTGA
- a CDS encoding TrbG/VirB9 family P-type conjugative transfer protein, whose translation MTRAVLLAALALSLAAPLAAQDNRLQTLVYDENAVVTVEGKVKVQTTIKFAPDEVIENVAIGDSMAWQVQPNKAQTILFIKPLEPAARTNMTVVTDKRTYLFDLVASPKNGALYVLQFRYPELEKAAEEARLAAIAEAEAEAARAAADPVAVAAADTSAGVTDPAELNFAWASAGTPALLPTRVFDDGAGVFLAWPSGTAIPAILITNDEGEEGPVNFTVRGETVVVDGVPQRIILRSGRDTASLTNLGPARGSARQAELSAPRKKGKKGS comes from the coding sequence ATGACCCGCGCCGTGCTGCTCGCCGCGCTCGCTCTCAGCCTCGCCGCGCCGCTCGCCGCGCAGGACAACCGCTTGCAGACGCTTGTCTATGACGAAAACGCCGTGGTCACGGTCGAGGGCAAGGTGAAGGTGCAGACCACGATCAAGTTCGCGCCCGACGAAGTGATCGAGAATGTCGCGATCGGGGATTCGATGGCCTGGCAGGTGCAGCCCAACAAGGCGCAGACGATCCTGTTCATCAAGCCGCTGGAGCCGGCCGCGCGCACCAACATGACTGTGGTGACGGACAAGCGCACCTATCTGTTCGATCTGGTGGCGAGCCCGAAGAATGGCGCGCTTTACGTCCTCCAGTTCCGCTATCCCGAGCTGGAAAAGGCTGCCGAGGAAGCGCGCCTTGCCGCCATTGCCGAGGCTGAGGCCGAGGCTGCGCGGGCGGCGGCTGATCCGGTCGCGGTCGCTGCCGCCGATACATCTGCGGGCGTGACCGACCCGGCCGAACTCAACTTTGCATGGGCCAGTGCAGGCACGCCCGCCCTGCTGCCCACCCGTGTGTTCGACGATGGCGCGGGCGTGTTTCTGGCATGGCCTTCGGGCACGGCGATCCCGGCGATCCTCATCACCAATGACGAGGGCGAGGAAGGGCCAGTCAACTTCACCGTGCGCGGCGAGACCGTCGTGGTTGATGGGGTGCCGCAGCGCATCATCCTGCGATCGGGCCGCGATACGGCATCGCTCACCAATCTCGGCCCGGCGCGCGGCTCGGCCCGGCAGGCCGAATTGAGTGCCCCGCGCAAGAAGGGCAAGAAGGGGTCGTGA
- a CDS encoding type IV secretion system protein, with protein sequence MSTACDLAAQAMGTGVSSALTAVDCIASTMSEQAFNRLFGTEGQLALALTIVLGLYVAGFGISLMLGRSNLGVRALIPKMMTLGLVLTFATSYVAFSTIFYNIFVGGPDEIAGYLTGSGGESATAVFAQKLDVVFLAVQQASGDTKDISAFSPPGMMWLGAMLLLLGTVGLLVTARIALALLLAVGPIFVVLALFEGTRGLFTGWLKGLTMMALAPLFAVLGGTIMLEMAVPVLAALVAVPGKIDQQAAMAFFLIGAVHLALMLMALKVAGTMVSGWTVFGLVPSRERARTDDGPRPVPVPQPVGTAPRNVNVAPPATGLAAARAVMATPPSVVVANDTGPQGSAPRETRVFATGDPGGGQAALLNAGTSRTRGIGNRFRTASTTKPAPAPKAPPPETYQ encoded by the coding sequence ATGAGCACGGCCTGCGACCTTGCCGCGCAGGCGATGGGCACCGGGGTTTCCTCGGCGCTTACCGCGGTCGATTGCATCGCCAGCACCATGAGCGAGCAGGCCTTCAACCGCCTGTTCGGCACCGAGGGGCAGCTCGCGCTCGCGCTGACCATCGTGCTGGGGCTCTATGTCGCAGGCTTCGGCATTTCGCTGATGCTGGGCCGGTCGAACCTCGGTGTGCGCGCGCTGATCCCGAAGATGATGACGCTGGGGCTGGTGCTGACTTTCGCCACCTCCTACGTCGCCTTCTCGACGATCTTCTACAACATCTTCGTCGGCGGGCCGGACGAGATTGCGGGCTACCTCACCGGATCGGGCGGGGAGAGCGCGACCGCCGTGTTCGCGCAGAAGCTCGACGTGGTGTTCCTCGCGGTTCAACAGGCGAGCGGGGATACCAAGGATATCAGCGCGTTCTCGCCGCCCGGCATGATGTGGCTGGGGGCGATGCTGCTGCTCTTGGGCACGGTCGGCCTGCTGGTGACGGCGCGCATCGCACTGGCGCTGCTGCTGGCAGTGGGGCCGATCTTCGTGGTGCTGGCGCTGTTCGAAGGCACACGCGGGCTGTTCACTGGCTGGCTCAAGGGGCTGACGATGATGGCGCTCGCCCCGCTGTTTGCAGTGCTGGGGGGCACGATCATGCTGGAGATGGCAGTGCCGGTGCTGGCCGCGCTGGTGGCGGTGCCGGGCAAGATCGACCAGCAGGCGGCAATGGCGTTCTTCCTGATCGGTGCGGTGCATCTGGCGCTGATGCTGATGGCGCTCAAGGTGGCGGGCACGATGGTGTCGGGCTGGACGGTGTTCGGCCTCGTCCCCTCCAGAGAGCGCGCCCGCACCGATGATGGCCCGCGCCCCGTGCCGGTGCCGCAGCCGGTCGGCACCGCGCCGCGCAATGTCAATGTCGCTCCGCCTGCAACCGGCCTTGCCGCTGCCAGAGCGGTCATGGCCACGCCGCCCAGCGTGGTGGTCGCCAATGATACCGGGCCGCAAGGCAGCGCCCCGCGCGAGACCCGTGTCTTTGCAACGGGCGATCCAGGCGGCGGGCAAGCCGCGCTGCTCAACGCGGGCACATCGCGCACCCGCGGGATCGGTAACCGCTTCCGCACCGCATCGACCACCAAGCCTGCCCCTGCCCCCAAAGCCCCCCCTCCGGAGACCTACCAATGA
- a CDS encoding VirB4 family type IV secretion/conjugal transfer ATPase has product MPRKWIGAAAWSAKEAKVGDRLPYARLIDENTVLLRDGSVMSAIQVPGLLFETEDSDALNSHAATREVMLRSTLDARFVMYHHVIRRRVEVELDAEFPDPLSRHIDARWKQRLAGGSLFINDQFVTLIRRPARGKTGLPERLSKMFSRAGADELEADPKDLRSLKAAITGIVASLQNYGAAVLGDYQAPGSSGTNSEMLELLSALYNGEMRPVRRPSEDTDIGHMLPYRRASFGLDAMELRGSAAPDFAAILGLKDYPEATSPGLLDNLLRLPFEMVVTESYAPNERTTAKERIDLALRRSRSVDEEAAAERADMLAARDALGNGAVGFGDHHLTVLVRESTLPRLDDAMAACAAALADTGAIAVREDTNLEPAFWAQFPGNEEYIVRRALISSANMAGFGSFHGFALGQASGNHWGDAVTLLETTSATPFFFNFHHGDLGNFSVIGPSGSGKTVVMNFLAAQAQKFKPRTILFDKDRGAELFIRGIGGRYSRIAPGDPTGFNPLSLPDTPANRAFLRDWLAVLLKADGPEEFSTISAAVDATYANDPALRRLRHFKELLSGTRRPQPGDLADRLAAWIAEGEHSWLFDNERDRLDLGERVLGFDMTALLENPRLRTPTMMYLFHRIDERLDGQPTMILIDEGWKALDDEVFAARIRDWLKTLRKRNALVGFATQSARDALDSRISTALVEQTATMVFMPNSRARPEDYCDGFGLTAHEFALIRSLPAHSRCFLVRQPDASVVVRLDLSGAPEVLTILSGRESAVRRLDLLREAVGDAPAAWFPALTGRAWPDGAQAEDDPMWQAAE; this is encoded by the coding sequence ATGCCCCGTAAATGGATCGGCGCTGCCGCGTGGAGCGCGAAGGAAGCCAAGGTCGGCGACCGCCTGCCCTATGCCCGGCTGATTGACGAGAACACTGTGCTGCTGCGCGATGGCTCGGTGATGAGCGCGATCCAGGTGCCCGGCCTCTTGTTCGAGACCGAGGACAGCGATGCCCTCAACTCCCACGCCGCCACGCGCGAGGTGATGCTGCGCAGCACGCTCGATGCGCGCTTCGTGATGTATCACCACGTCATCCGCCGCCGGGTAGAGGTGGAGCTGGATGCGGAATTCCCCGATCCCCTCAGCCGCCATATCGACGCGCGCTGGAAGCAGCGGCTGGCGGGCGGATCGCTGTTCATCAACGACCAGTTCGTCACCCTGATCCGCCGCCCCGCGCGCGGCAAGACGGGGCTGCCCGAGCGGCTTTCCAAGATGTTCAGCCGCGCCGGGGCTGACGAGCTTGAGGCAGACCCGAAGGATCTGCGCAGCCTCAAGGCCGCGATCACCGGCATCGTCGCGAGCTTGCAGAACTACGGCGCGGCGGTGCTGGGGGACTATCAGGCCCCCGGCTCCAGCGGCACCAATTCGGAGATGCTCGAGCTGCTCTCCGCGCTGTATAACGGCGAAATGCGCCCGGTGCGCCGTCCGTCCGAAGACACCGATATCGGCCACATGCTCCCCTATCGCCGTGCTTCCTTCGGGCTTGATGCGATGGAGCTGCGCGGGTCAGCCGCGCCTGATTTCGCCGCGATCCTCGGCCTCAAGGACTATCCCGAGGCGACCTCGCCCGGCCTGCTCGACAACCTGTTGCGCCTGCCGTTCGAGATGGTCGTCACCGAAAGCTACGCGCCCAACGAGCGCACCACCGCCAAGGAACGGATCGACCTTGCCCTGCGCCGTTCGCGCTCGGTCGATGAAGAAGCCGCCGCCGAGCGCGCCGACATGCTCGCCGCGCGCGATGCGCTGGGTAACGGGGCGGTCGGCTTTGGCGACCATCATCTGACCGTGCTGGTGCGCGAAAGCACCCTGCCGCGGCTCGACGACGCGATGGCCGCCTGCGCGGCGGCGCTGGCCGATACGGGCGCGATCGCGGTGCGCGAGGACACCAATCTCGAACCTGCCTTCTGGGCGCAGTTCCCCGGCAACGAGGAGTATATCGTGCGCCGCGCGCTGATCTCCTCGGCCAACATGGCGGGCTTCGGGAGCTTCCACGGCTTTGCGCTGGGGCAGGCGTCCGGCAACCACTGGGGCGATGCCGTGACGCTGCTGGAAACGACCAGCGCCACGCCGTTCTTCTTCAACTTCCACCACGGCGATCTCGGCAATTTCTCGGTCATCGGGCCGTCGGGCTCGGGCAAGACCGTGGTGATGAACTTCCTCGCCGCCCAAGCCCAGAAGTTCAAACCGCGCACCATCCTGTTCGACAAGGATCGCGGGGCGGAGCTGTTCATTCGCGGGATCGGCGGGCGCTACAGCCGCATTGCGCCGGGCGATCCGACCGGTTTCAACCCGCTCTCGCTGCCCGATACCCCCGCCAACCGCGCCTTCCTGCGCGACTGGCTCGCCGTACTGCTGAAGGCCGATGGGCCGGAGGAGTTTTCGACCATCTCGGCGGCGGTCGATGCGACCTATGCCAACGACCCCGCGCTGCGGCGTCTGCGGCACTTCAAGGAGCTGCTCTCGGGCACCCGCCGCCCGCAGCCCGGCGACTTGGCTGACCGGCTGGCGGCGTGGATCGCGGAGGGCGAGCACAGCTGGCTGTTCGATAACGAGCGCGACCGGCTCGACCTGGGCGAGCGGGTGCTCGGCTTCGACATGACCGCGCTGCTCGAAAACCCGCGCCTGCGCACGCCGACGATGATGTACCTGTTCCACCGCATCGACGAGCGGCTGGACGGGCAGCCGACCATGATCCTGATCGATGAAGGCTGGAAGGCGCTGGACGACGAGGTCTTCGCCGCGCGCATCCGCGACTGGCTGAAGACGCTGCGCAAGCGCAACGCGCTGGTCGGCTTCGCCACCCAGTCCGCGCGCGACGCGCTCGACAGCCGCATCTCCACCGCGCTGGTCGAACAGACCGCGACCATGGTGTTCATGCCCAACAGCCGCGCTCGCCCTGAGGATTACTGCGACGGCTTCGGCCTCACCGCGCATGAATTCGCGCTGATCCGCTCGCTTCCGGCGCATTCGCGCTGCTTCCTCGTGCGCCAGCCCGATGCGAGCGTTGTCGTCCGCCTCGACCTGTCGGGTGCGCCCGAGGTGCTCACCATCCTGTCGGGCCGCGAAAGCGCGGTGCGCCGCCTCGATCTGCTGCGCGAGGCGGTGGGCGATGCGCCTGCCGCATGGTTCCCGGCGCTCACCGGCAGGGCGTGGCCGGATGGCGCGCAGGCTGAAGACGATCCCATGTGGCAGGCCGCCGAATGA
- a CDS encoding type IV secretion system protein VirB3 gives MSDLVRHPVHRALTRPQMFAGVTMNFFIINLMVTTIAFLILKSWWILPVPAVMHVIGYFASLREPRIFDLWITKVSKCPRVPNFKRWGCNSYAP, from the coding sequence ATGAGCGACCTCGTCCGCCACCCCGTCCACCGCGCGCTGACCCGCCCGCAGATGTTCGCCGGCGTGACGATGAATTTTTTCATCATCAACCTGATGGTGACGACGATCGCTTTCCTGATCCTCAAGAGCTGGTGGATCCTGCCGGTTCCGGCGGTGATGCACGTGATCGGCTATTTCGCGTCGCTGCGCGAACCGCGCATTTTCGACCTGTGGATCACCAAGGTTTCCAAGTGCCCGCGGGTGCCCAATTTCAAGCGTTGGGGGTGCAATTCCTATGCCCCGTAA
- a CDS encoding TrbC/VirB2 family protein, which translates to MTSLFSLPARLAAALALVSAHSAAYAQAADPAGSGPINNALLWLQGTLLGTVATTIAVMAVAAIGFMMLTGRMNWRFGATVIIGVFILFGATTIVAGIQSAAG; encoded by the coding sequence ATGACGTCGCTTTTTTCTCTGCCTGCCCGTCTTGCTGCCGCGCTTGCGCTGGTTTCTGCCCATTCGGCTGCCTATGCCCAAGCCGCCGATCCGGCGGGCTCCGGCCCGATCAACAATGCGCTGCTGTGGCTGCAAGGCACGTTGCTGGGCACGGTCGCCACGACCATCGCTGTCATGGCGGTCGCCGCAATCGGCTTCATGATGCTCACCGGCCGGATGAACTGGCGCTTCGGCGCGACCGTCATCATCGGCGTGTTCATCCTGTTCGGCGCGACCACGATTGTCGCCGGTATCCAGTCGGCGGCGGGCTAG
- a CDS encoding lytic transglycosylase domain-containing protein has protein sequence MIVALAIGGATQARADVLELGADGARWVAGPLAQQPPAVADPAVTPAALTDFDAEVALPEHAVAYPNQSASVIPLRYQAKIAELSARFDLSPSLLEALVWQESRWNENARSPVGAQGLAQLMPGTARYLGVDPNDPFANLEGGARYLREQLDRFEGDLEKALAAYNAGPGRVERAGGIPNIQETKQYVAAIMGRLANHSRVAGQ, from the coding sequence ATGATTGTTGCGCTTGCTATCGGGGGGGCGACCCAGGCGCGGGCCGATGTGCTCGAACTGGGGGCAGATGGCGCGCGCTGGGTGGCAGGGCCGCTGGCGCAGCAACCGCCGGCCGTCGCCGATCCGGCTGTCACCCCTGCCGCGCTGACCGATTTCGACGCCGAGGTTGCCTTGCCCGAACACGCGGTCGCCTATCCCAACCAGTCGGCTTCGGTGATTCCGCTGCGCTATCAGGCCAAGATCGCCGAGCTTTCGGCGCGCTTCGACCTCTCGCCGAGCCTGCTTGAAGCGCTGGTGTGGCAGGAAAGCCGCTGGAACGAGAATGCGCGCTCGCCCGTGGGGGCGCAGGGGTTGGCGCAGTTGATGCCGGGGACGGCGCGTTATCTCGGAGTCGATCCCAACGATCCTTTCGCCAATCTCGAAGGCGGGGCGCGGTACCTGCGTGAACAGCTCGACCGGTTCGAGGGCGATCTGGAAAAGGCGCTGGCGGCCTATAATGCCGGGCCGGGCCGGGTCGAACGGGCTGGGGGCATCCCCAATATCCAAGAGACAAAGCAATATGTTGCCGCCATCATGGGGCGGCTTGCCAACCATTCGCGCGTCGCGGGGCAGTGA
- a CDS encoding tetratricopeptide repeat protein, with product MSFTAIALALFVATPQAGAPVALLAEAPELAAAPLVAGQSDQALATLQKASAADPQDAAVLINLGIAYAQAGEDTKARAAFEAAVACDDVVELETADGEFTDSRRLGRKALKMLARGEFRAAPARAEQLTLRD from the coding sequence ATGTCGTTTACCGCTATTGCTCTCGCGCTGTTTGTCGCGACCCCGCAGGCCGGTGCTCCCGTGGCTCTTCTGGCCGAAGCGCCCGAGCTTGCCGCCGCACCGCTCGTGGCGGGCCAATCCGATCAGGCCTTGGCGACATTGCAGAAGGCGAGCGCTGCCGACCCGCAGGATGCAGCCGTGCTGATCAATCTCGGCATCGCCTATGCGCAGGCGGGCGAAGATACCAAGGCGCGCGCGGCCTTCGAAGCGGCCGTGGCCTGTGACGATGTGGTCGAGCTTGAAACCGCCGATGGCGAGTTCACCGATTCGCGGCGGCTGGGGCGCAAGGCGCTCAAGATGCTGGCGCGCGGTGAGTTCCGGGCTGCGCCGGCGCGGGCAGAACAGCTGACGCTGCGCGACTGA